One part of the Onychomys torridus chromosome 13, mOncTor1.1, whole genome shotgun sequence genome encodes these proteins:
- the Smim3 gene encoding small integral membrane protein 3, producing MDAISQSPVDVLLPKHILDIWAIVLIILATIVVMTSLFLCPATAVIIYRMRTHPVLNGAV from the coding sequence ATGGATGCTATCAGCCAATCACCTGTGGATGTCCTGCTTCCCAAGCACATCCTGGATATCTGGGCCATTGTCCTCATCATCCTGGCTACCATTGTCGTCATGACCTCCTTGTTTCTGTGCCCAGCCACTGCAGTCATCATCTATCGAATGCGGACTCATCCGGTTCTCAATGGGGCTGTCTGA